Proteins co-encoded in one Nicotiana sylvestris chromosome 7, ASM39365v2, whole genome shotgun sequence genomic window:
- the LOC138873278 gene encoding uncharacterized protein: MPPYLKIYDVTTDPKDYLIHYVTTVKGNDLSKEQVPSVLLKKFGETLTGGALTWYSQLPARSISTFEEMADKFVTAHVGAKKAEAWVNDIFAVRQMTGEGLQDFLARFNRVRMSLPNVSEGMTVAAFQNGLNRNGSKATKKLLSRLMKYPPSMWEDIHNAYCAEVRADEDDLNGPLQRLTSVQTETRRDCRHGGRRDQLLHFNREKHQPYIRSSNPPPPRYADTVPRHTAPSRNERGKMTQDRGMLNQGYLKELLSDRGRANFDRGRDQPQGPPKPPSPTRTIQMIIGGGDVTLINHVKFTTTYKLKQIVAHKRYNDLGDSIIFDKSDTDDLSFPHYDAFVITLCIVDTD; this comes from the exons ATGCcgccatatttgaaaatatatgatgTTACCACGGACCCGAAAGATTACCTAATCCATTACGTTACCACAGTAAAGGGTAACGATTTATCAAAGGAACAGGTGCCTTCTGTGCTGCTGAAAAAGTTCGGCGAAACTCTGACAGGGGGAGCGCTGACGTGGTATTCCCAACTACCAGCACGGTCGATATCCACGTTCGAAGAGATGGCAGACAAGTTCGTCACCGCGCACGTGGGAGCGAAAAAGGCAGAAGCTTGGGTCAATGATATCTTCGCCGTTAGGCAAATGACGGGCGAGGGACTTCAGGATTTCCTAGCCCGATTCAACAGAGTAAGGATGAGCCTACCAAACGTATCAGAAGGGATGACAGTAGCAGCCTTTCAAAACGGGCTAAACAGAAACGGGTCAAAAGCAACCAAAAAGCTACtcagtagactcatgaagtacccaCCTAGCATGTGGGAAGATATCCACAATGCTTATTGCGCCGAAGTGAGGGCAGACGAGGATGACCTGAATGGCCCGCTTCAGCGATTAACATCAGTCCAGACCGAGACAAGGAGAGATTGCCGCCATGGCGGGAGAAGGGATCAACTACTACATTTCAATCGAGAAAAACACCAGCCTTACATCCGATCATCCAATCCTCCACCTCCACGATATGCAGACACCGTGCCTCGACATACCGCACCCTCccgaaacgaaagag GAAAGATGACACAAGACCGAGGAATGTTAAATCAGGGATACCTGAAAGAATTGCTGAGCGACAGAGGACGAGCCAATTTCGATCGAGGGCGCGatcaacctcaaggacctccaaagccaccatcacccactcgtaccatacaaatgatcattggcggcGGCGATGTCACattaatcaaccatgtgaaattcaccaccacaTATAAACTCAAACAGATAGTCGCCCACAAACGGTATAACGACCTCGgagatagtatcatcttcgataagtcagataccgacgatttgtctttccctcactatgatgcttttgTTATAACTTTATGCATCGTAGATACCGATTAA